A part of Arthrobacter dokdonellae genomic DNA contains:
- the bioA gene encoding adenosylmethionine--8-amino-7-oxononanoate transaminase — translation MPEGAVPGGTLISRDRGLLWHPYAPLEGDAPYAVLGASGTRLSLGAADGTQFDAVDAMSSWWSAIHGYRNPALDQALLDQAGRFSHVMFGGLTHAPAVELAERLTGMTPDGLDHVFLADSGSVSVEVALKMAVQYQLGRGRPQRTRFVALRGGYHGDTFAAMGVCDPVDGMHAAFPSLIAKQLFLPRPPAARLVGGELLADAGELAAWIAVLEDTVGRHRDELAGLILEPVLQGAGGMHAYAPGALAAARRVASDNGLLLICDEIATGFGRTGRLFASEWAGVVPDIMCVGKALTGGYLTLAATLCSAEVARAITGSPLRALLHGPTFMGNPLACAVACASLELLVSSGWQDRVRGIEQGLEAALAPAVSLESVREVRVLGAVGVVELSGPVDVPAVTRAALQHGVWVRPFRNLVYTMPPYISTPGDVAAIGAGIVAGIARVHG, via the coding sequence ATGCCTGAGGGTGCGGTTCCCGGCGGCACGCTCATTTCCCGGGACCGTGGCCTGCTGTGGCACCCCTACGCGCCCTTGGAGGGCGACGCGCCCTACGCCGTCCTCGGCGCCTCCGGCACGCGGCTGAGCCTTGGCGCGGCCGACGGCACGCAGTTCGACGCCGTGGACGCCATGAGTTCCTGGTGGTCCGCCATCCACGGCTACCGGAACCCCGCCCTGGACCAGGCCCTGCTGGACCAGGCAGGCCGCTTCAGCCACGTGATGTTTGGCGGGCTGACCCATGCGCCGGCCGTGGAGCTGGCCGAGAGGCTCACCGGGATGACGCCGGACGGGCTGGACCACGTGTTCCTGGCCGACTCCGGTTCAGTGTCCGTTGAGGTGGCCCTGAAAATGGCCGTGCAGTACCAGCTGGGCCGTGGCCGCCCGCAGAGGACACGGTTTGTGGCGCTGCGCGGCGGCTACCACGGGGACACCTTTGCCGCCATGGGCGTGTGCGATCCCGTGGACGGCATGCACGCGGCCTTCCCCTCGCTCATCGCCAAACAGCTCTTCCTGCCCCGGCCGCCCGCCGCGCGCCTTGTCGGCGGCGAGCTGCTGGCCGACGCCGGGGAGCTCGCTGCCTGGATCGCCGTCCTGGAGGATACGGTGGGCCGCCACCGCGACGAGCTGGCGGGCCTCATTCTGGAGCCGGTGCTGCAGGGCGCCGGCGGCATGCACGCCTACGCGCCCGGGGCGCTCGCCGCGGCCCGGCGCGTGGCCAGCGACAACGGCCTGCTGCTCATCTGCGACGAGATCGCCACCGGCTTTGGCCGGACCGGAAGGCTCTTCGCCTCCGAATGGGCGGGCGTGGTCCCGGACATCATGTGCGTGGGCAAGGCCCTGACGGGCGGCTACCTGACGCTGGCGGCAACGCTGTGCTCGGCGGAGGTTGCCCGCGCCATCACGGGCTCGCCGCTGCGCGCCCTGCTGCACGGGCCGACGTTCATGGGCAACCCGCTGGCCTGCGCCGTGGCCTGCGCCTCCCTGGAACTGCTGGTCTCCTCGGGCTGGCAGGACCGTGTGAGGGGCATCGAGCAGGGCCTGGAGGCCGCACTGGCCCCGGCCGTCTCCCTCGAGTCGGTCCGGGAGGTGCGGGTCCTGGGTGCCGTGGGCGTCGTTGAGCTCTCCGGGCCGGTCGACGTCCCTGCCGTGACGCGCGCGGCACTGCAGCACGGCGTGTGGGTGCGGCCCTTCCGCAACCTCGTCTACACGATGCCGCCGTACATCAGCACTCCGGGTGACGTGGCCGCCATCGGTGCCGGCATCGTTGCGGGCATCGCCCGGGTGCACGGCTGA
- a CDS encoding ATP-binding protein codes for MTTRKIRDFHPQDVEGILALWQSLKANGVEPVYDLSEVLASCEKDHAVVAVQGEQLVGAAVARAAHDQGWIVFLSTLPAFRGQGIGTSLLAAVENRMAAHGLNKLSALMPDTETRVEAFTNRGFVVKKNLRYFERRIPVQRAELGALEELGGRVLPRDLWDRVAGMTAEKELLERRLVLPLAESELAEEFGVVPPRAVVLFGPPGTGKTTFAKAIASRLEWPFVEVFPSRLAGDPGGLAGALRQTFLDIAELEHAVVFIDEVEEIASQRSGEPPSPMQGVTNELLKIIPAFRDQPGRLLVCATNFIRSLDSAFLRHGRFDYVIPIGLPDADARAAMWTRFIPAAAMGQVDVDGLVAASSGFSPADIEFAARSASQRALEKAVYDGGAQAGGPVTADYLETIADTRATVSDAVAQDFLEDIEALART; via the coding sequence ATGACGACTCGGAAGATTCGGGACTTTCATCCGCAGGACGTGGAGGGGATCCTGGCGCTGTGGCAGTCGCTGAAGGCGAACGGCGTGGAACCCGTCTACGACCTCTCCGAAGTGCTGGCGTCCTGCGAAAAGGACCACGCGGTCGTGGCCGTCCAGGGCGAACAGCTGGTGGGTGCCGCCGTGGCCAGGGCTGCGCACGACCAGGGCTGGATCGTCTTCCTCTCCACCCTGCCGGCCTTCCGGGGGCAGGGGATCGGCACCTCCCTGTTGGCCGCCGTCGAAAACCGCATGGCGGCGCACGGGCTGAACAAGCTCTCCGCCCTCATGCCGGACACCGAAACCCGGGTGGAGGCGTTTACCAACCGCGGCTTTGTGGTGAAGAAGAACCTGCGCTACTTTGAACGCCGCATCCCCGTCCAGCGCGCCGAACTGGGTGCCTTGGAGGAGCTGGGCGGCCGGGTGCTCCCGCGCGACCTTTGGGACCGGGTGGCGGGCATGACGGCGGAAAAGGAGCTGCTGGAGCGCAGGCTGGTGCTGCCGCTGGCCGAGTCGGAGCTGGCGGAGGAGTTCGGGGTGGTGCCGCCGCGCGCGGTCGTGCTGTTCGGGCCTCCCGGGACGGGCAAGACCACCTTCGCCAAGGCCATCGCGTCGCGGCTTGAGTGGCCGTTTGTGGAAGTGTTCCCGTCGCGGCTCGCGGGGGACCCGGGCGGCCTGGCCGGCGCGCTGCGGCAGACGTTCCTGGACATCGCCGAGCTGGAGCACGCCGTCGTGTTTATCGACGAGGTCGAGGAGATCGCGTCGCAGCGCTCGGGGGAGCCGCCGTCGCCCATGCAGGGCGTCACCAACGAGCTGCTGAAGATCATCCCGGCGTTCCGCGACCAGCCCGGCCGGCTGCTCGTGTGCGCCACGAATTTCATCCGCTCGCTGGACTCGGCCTTCCTGCGCCACGGCCGCTTCGACTACGTCATCCCCATCGGGCTGCCGGACGCGGACGCCCGCGCGGCCATGTGGACGCGCTTCATCCCGGCCGCCGCCATGGGGCAGGTGGACGTTGACGGTCTGGTCGCGGCAAGCTCCGGGTTCTCCCCGGCGGACATCGAGTTTGCGGCCCGCAGCGCCTCCCAGCGCGCCCTGGAAAAGGCGGTGTACGACGGCGGTGCCCAGGCGGGCGGCCCCGTCACCGCCGACTACCTGGAGACCATTGCGGACACCAGGGCCACCGTCAGCGACGCCGTGGCCCAGGACTTTCTGGAGGACATCGAGGCGCTGGCGCGCACATGA
- a CDS encoding 3-oxoacyl-ACP reductase produces MQLSEQTVLVTGAGRGLGNHIARSFLDAGCRVVANYRNSAAGARELAATAGAERALAVQADVTDPQEVAALFAASEAHFGTAVTTVVNNALADFSFNGDSRATAGAIAWADFDAQFSGSVRGALNTTQAALAGMRAQGFGRIVNIGTNLFHNPVVPYHDYTAAKAALLSLTRTLAADLGPDNISVNMVSGGLLRTTDASAATPDEVFDYIAAATPLRRVTTPAELADAVLFFASPWARSVTGQNLMVDGGLVMN; encoded by the coding sequence ATGCAGTTGTCAGAACAAACAGTCCTCGTCACGGGTGCCGGCCGCGGCCTCGGAAACCACATTGCCCGGTCGTTCCTGGACGCCGGATGCCGGGTGGTGGCCAACTACCGCAACAGCGCCGCCGGCGCCCGGGAACTGGCCGCAACCGCCGGTGCGGAGCGGGCGCTCGCCGTGCAGGCCGACGTCACCGACCCGCAGGAGGTGGCGGCACTTTTCGCGGCTTCGGAGGCTCACTTTGGCACGGCCGTCACCACCGTGGTGAACAACGCGCTGGCCGACTTTTCCTTCAACGGCGATTCCCGCGCCACCGCCGGCGCCATTGCCTGGGCCGACTTTGACGCCCAGTTTTCCGGCAGTGTCCGCGGCGCGCTTAACACCACACAGGCGGCCCTGGCCGGCATGCGGGCGCAGGGCTTCGGCCGGATCGTGAACATCGGCACCAACCTGTTCCACAATCCCGTGGTGCCCTACCACGACTACACGGCGGCCAAGGCGGCGCTGCTGTCCCTGACGCGTACGCTCGCCGCGGACCTGGGCCCGGACAACATCAGCGTCAACATGGTCTCCGGGGGCCTGCTGCGCACCACGGACGCCAGCGCGGCCACGCCGGATGAGGTGTTTGACTACATTGCCGCAGCCACCCCGCTGCGAAGGGTCACGACGCCGGCCGAGCTCGCCGACGCCGTGCTGTTCTTCGCCTCGCCGTGGGCGCGTTCCGTGACGGGGCAGAACCTCATGGTCGACGGCGGGCTGGTGATGAACTGA
- a CDS encoding TetR family transcriptional regulator, giving the protein MALTREDVVGAAMGILREYGLADLSMRRLARDLGVQPGALYWHVKNKQELLTVLAGLILAPLVRREAATARELAVQVRSALLSVRDGAEVVALAHALNPDAPSPLLGFSARLAGLGLPAGQAEWAGRALVHYVLGSVMEEQTRAGLSRAGLLTPAGSVPAPAAEAGAAGSAGEVFMLGLDMFLAGASGRSLPAAHPGRSLPAAHPGRAAANPGPAPA; this is encoded by the coding sequence ATGGCGTTGACACGCGAGGACGTGGTGGGCGCGGCCATGGGAATCCTGCGCGAATACGGGCTCGCGGACCTTTCCATGCGCCGCCTGGCCCGCGATCTTGGCGTCCAGCCCGGCGCACTGTACTGGCACGTGAAAAACAAGCAGGAGCTTCTCACGGTTCTGGCCGGGCTGATCCTGGCTCCCCTTGTCCGCAGGGAGGCGGCCACGGCCAGGGAATTGGCGGTGCAGGTCCGCAGTGCCCTCCTGTCTGTGCGCGACGGCGCCGAAGTGGTGGCCCTGGCCCACGCGCTGAATCCTGATGCGCCCTCTCCGCTGCTGGGCTTCAGCGCCCGGCTGGCCGGCCTCGGGCTGCCCGCCGGGCAGGCGGAATGGGCCGGGCGGGCCCTGGTGCACTACGTCCTGGGCTCGGTCATGGAGGAGCAGACCCGTGCGGGGCTGTCCCGGGCTGGTCTGCTCACTCCGGCCGGCAGTGTCCCGGCGCCAGCCGCGGAAGCCGGGGCCGCCGGCAGCGCCGGGGAGGTGTTTATGCTTGGCCTGGACATGTTCCTGGCCGGCGCCTCGGGCCGTTCCCTCCCCGCCGCCCATCCGGGCCGTTCCCTCCCCGCCGCCCATCCGGGCCGGGCGGCCGCCAACCCCGGCCCGGCGCCGGCTTAG
- the bioB gene encoding biotin synthase BioB, with the protein MFNYFQDLADRQLAGATLSREEALAVLESSDAQLLEVAAAAARLRRAHFANTVKVNYLVNLKSGLCPEDCTYCSQRLGSAAQILKYTWLKPEDAVAQAATGIRAGASRVCLVASGRGPSDRDVDRVAGMVAGLKGEHPDVEVCACLGILKGGQAERLKDAGVDAYNHNLNTSESNYADICSTHTFTERVRTVEHAKDAGLSPCSGLIAGMGESNNDLVDAVFALRALGSESIPVNFLMPFDGTPLEGTWLLTPGQCLRILAMVRFACPATELRMAGGREMHLRTLQPLALHVANSLFLGDYLTSEGQEGQADLDMIADNGFVVLGQDPAVQPAPIQPAEPGMYDAAASPGVPVTIRRRGAGTAVAPNA; encoded by the coding sequence GTGTTCAATTACTTTCAAGACCTCGCCGACCGGCAGCTTGCCGGCGCCACCCTGAGCCGCGAAGAGGCGCTCGCCGTCCTCGAATCCAGCGATGCACAGCTGCTGGAGGTGGCGGCCGCCGCCGCCCGCCTGCGCCGAGCCCACTTCGCCAACACCGTCAAGGTCAATTACCTCGTCAACCTGAAATCGGGCCTGTGCCCGGAGGACTGCACCTACTGCTCCCAGCGGCTGGGTTCCGCCGCCCAGATCCTGAAGTACACCTGGCTCAAACCGGAGGACGCCGTGGCGCAGGCCGCCACGGGCATCCGGGCCGGCGCTTCCCGCGTGTGCCTCGTCGCCAGCGGCCGCGGCCCCAGTGACCGCGACGTGGACCGCGTGGCCGGCATGGTCGCCGGGCTCAAGGGCGAGCACCCGGACGTGGAGGTCTGCGCCTGCCTGGGCATCCTCAAAGGCGGGCAGGCCGAGCGCCTCAAGGACGCCGGCGTGGACGCCTACAACCACAACCTGAACACGAGCGAGTCCAACTACGCGGACATCTGCTCCACCCACACCTTCACCGAACGCGTGCGGACCGTGGAACATGCCAAGGATGCCGGCCTGTCGCCGTGCTCCGGGCTGATCGCCGGCATGGGGGAAAGCAACAACGACCTCGTCGACGCCGTCTTCGCCCTCCGCGCACTGGGCAGCGAGTCCATCCCGGTCAACTTCCTCATGCCCTTCGACGGCACGCCGCTGGAAGGCACCTGGCTGCTCACGCCCGGACAGTGCCTGCGCATCCTCGCCATGGTCCGCTTCGCCTGCCCCGCCACCGAGCTCCGCATGGCCGGCGGCCGCGAAATGCATCTGCGCACCCTCCAGCCGCTCGCCCTGCACGTGGCCAACTCCCTGTTTCTTGGCGACTACCTCACCAGCGAGGGCCAGGAAGGCCAGGCCGACCTTGACATGATCGCGGACAACGGCTTCGTGGTCCTTGGCCAGGACCCCGCCGTCCAGCCCGCCCCGATCCAGCCCGCTGAACCGGGGATGTACGACGCCGCCGCCTCCCCGGGCGTCCCCGTCACCATCCGCCGCCGCGGGGCGGGGACGGCAGTGGCCCCCAATGCCTGA
- a CDS encoding LLM class flavin-dependent oxidoreductase → MPGTSTRQLHLNAFLHGCGHHGAAWRLPGSPIDGLGDIRYYERLARTAERGLFDAVFFADGQSAGDPAAGPLWHLEPLTMLAAIARATERIGLVSTVSSTFYSPFHAARMLASLDHISGGRIGVNVVTSMFDAEARNHGMPALPPHAVRYARAAEFIEVAKGLWDSWDDDALLADRAGRYADPERIRPVLHSGPHFSVDGPLNVPRSPQGSPVLFQAGASEPGRELAAKYAEGIYAVAYDLPSAQAYYSDVKRRVAEAGRAPDGVAIMPGLVTYVGVTEEEARAKQAEADSFLPIEASLTQLGRFVQRDCSGWELDAPVPALVPAREFTGPQGRYATIVRIIEAERPTVRQLLGRLAAGGGHATMVGTPEQVADEMQRWFEHGGADGFNLMPPLLPDSLDDFVELVVPELQRRGLFRTEYTATTLRGHLAQGRRREERAA, encoded by the coding sequence ATGCCCGGCACGTCCACGCGCCAGCTGCACCTCAACGCGTTCCTGCACGGCTGCGGCCACCACGGCGCGGCCTGGCGGCTGCCCGGCTCGCCCATCGACGGGCTGGGCGACATCCGCTACTACGAACGGCTGGCCCGAACGGCCGAGCGGGGGCTCTTTGACGCCGTCTTCTTCGCCGACGGACAGTCCGCCGGCGATCCGGCCGCGGGGCCGTTGTGGCATCTGGAGCCGTTGACCATGCTGGCCGCGATTGCGCGGGCCACGGAGCGGATCGGGCTGGTCAGCACCGTGTCCTCCACGTTTTACAGCCCCTTCCACGCCGCCCGCATGCTGGCATCGCTGGACCACATCAGCGGCGGGCGGATCGGGGTGAACGTGGTGACCTCCATGTTCGACGCCGAGGCGCGCAACCACGGGATGCCTGCCCTGCCGCCGCACGCCGTGCGCTACGCGCGGGCGGCCGAATTCATTGAGGTGGCGAAGGGCCTGTGGGACTCCTGGGACGACGACGCGCTGCTCGCCGACAGGGCCGGCCGGTACGCCGATCCGGAAAGGATTCGCCCGGTGCTCCATTCGGGCCCGCACTTCAGCGTGGACGGCCCACTCAACGTGCCGCGATCGCCGCAGGGAAGCCCGGTGCTGTTCCAGGCCGGGGCCTCGGAGCCAGGACGCGAGCTGGCGGCGAAATACGCCGAGGGGATTTATGCCGTCGCCTACGACCTGCCCAGCGCACAGGCTTACTACAGCGACGTCAAACGCCGCGTGGCGGAGGCCGGGCGGGCCCCGGACGGGGTGGCCATCATGCCCGGCCTCGTCACCTACGTGGGAGTCACCGAGGAGGAGGCCCGGGCCAAGCAGGCGGAAGCCGACTCCTTCCTGCCGATAGAAGCCTCGCTGACCCAGCTGGGCCGCTTTGTCCAGCGGGACTGCAGCGGCTGGGAACTGGACGCGCCCGTGCCGGCCCTGGTGCCGGCGCGTGAATTCACGGGACCGCAGGGCCGCTACGCCACCATTGTGCGCATCATCGAGGCCGAACGGCCCACGGTCCGCCAGCTGCTGGGCCGGCTGGCCGCCGGCGGCGGCCACGCGACCATGGTGGGCACCCCGGAACAGGTGGCCGATGAAATGCAGCGCTGGTTTGAACACGGCGGGGCCGACGGCTTCAACCTCATGCCGCCCCTGCTGCCGGATTCGCTGGATGACTTTGTGGAACTCGTTGTGCCGGAGCTTCAGCGGCGCGGACTGTTCCGCACCGAATACACGGCAACCACACTGCGCGGGCACCTGGCCCAGGGCCGGCGGAGGGAAGAGCGTGCTGCGTGA